The following proteins are co-located in the Pseudomonas fluorescens genome:
- a CDS encoding Pr6Pr family membrane protein, whose product MKRFVAVAALAGWVGLAIQQYLIFYSRWSTDASLLGGLINFFSFFTVLTNTLVVVVLSYALVSRDSTAKRWFLTPAVTSGVAASIVVVSLAYNLLLRHLWSPTGFQFIADELLHDVMPVLFLIYWWRCVPKGRLRFKHIGAWVIYPLVYFAYVLLRGHLLGQYQYPFIDVATLGYPQVFVNAGGLLAGFVLIAVAVVGLDKCLKPPRE is encoded by the coding sequence ATGAAACGCTTTGTCGCGGTCGCGGCACTGGCCGGCTGGGTGGGGCTGGCGATTCAGCAATACCTGATTTTCTATTCGCGCTGGTCGACCGACGCCAGCCTGTTGGGCGGGCTGATCAACTTTTTCAGTTTCTTCACCGTGCTCACCAACACCTTGGTCGTGGTGGTGTTGAGCTATGCGCTGGTCAGTCGCGATTCCACAGCCAAACGGTGGTTCCTGACGCCGGCGGTTACCAGTGGGGTTGCCGCGAGCATCGTCGTGGTCAGCCTGGCCTACAACCTGCTGTTGCGGCATTTATGGAGCCCGACGGGCTTTCAATTTATCGCCGACGAATTGCTGCACGACGTGATGCCGGTGCTGTTTTTAATCTACTGGTGGCGCTGTGTACCGAAGGGTCGCTTGCGTTTCAAACACATCGGCGCCTGGGTGATCTACCCGCTGGTGTACTTCGCTTATGTGCTCCTGCGCGGGCATTTGCTCGGGCAATATCAGTACCCGTTCATTGATGTGGCCACCCTCGGTTATCCACAGGTGTTTGTGAATGCCGGGGGGCTCCTGGCGGGGTTTGTGCTGATTGCGGTGGCCGTGGTGGGGCTGGATAAATGCTTAAAGCCACCCCGAGAATAA
- a CDS encoding siderophore-interacting protein → MNTQAIHRVTHEIKRRRLHVLRVVDITPRMRRITLGGPELAGFVSLGSDDHIKLLFPQNAAEQAALESPTFTIKGDGPQPAMRDYTPRRFDLSIGELDIDFVLHGDGPASTWAEQAQVGQHLYIGGPRGSMIVPDIFDSYLLIGDETALPAIARRLEELPAGRKVLAVIEIADAAEQQTLNSAADVEVIWVVRGQDDLLDTVRSLTLPSGSLYSFVATETKLSRLVRRVLLDTHKVNEEYLKAVGYWRAEGSTED, encoded by the coding sequence ATGAATACGCAAGCTATCCACCGCGTCACCCACGAAATCAAACGTCGTCGCCTGCACGTGCTGCGGGTAGTCGATATCACCCCACGCATGCGCCGCATCACCTTGGGCGGGCCGGAACTGGCGGGCTTTGTCAGCCTGGGCAGCGACGACCACATCAAACTGCTGTTCCCGCAGAACGCCGCCGAACAGGCCGCGCTGGAAAGCCCGACCTTCACTATCAAGGGCGACGGCCCGCAACCGGCCATGCGCGACTACACACCGCGTCGCTTCGACCTGAGCATCGGCGAGTTGGATATCGACTTCGTGCTGCACGGCGACGGCCCTGCCTCCACGTGGGCCGAGCAGGCGCAGGTCGGCCAACACCTGTACATCGGCGGGCCACGCGGTTCGATGATCGTGCCGGATATCTTCGACAGCTACCTGCTGATCGGCGATGAAACCGCCCTGCCCGCCATCGCGCGCCGCCTGGAGGAGTTACCGGCGGGCCGTAAAGTGCTGGCGGTGATTGAAATCGCCGATGCGGCGGAACAGCAAACACTGAACAGTGCTGCCGATGTGGAGGTGATATGGGTGGTGCGCGGCCAGGATGACCTGCTCGACACCGTGCGCTCACTGACGCTGCCGAGCGGCTCGCTTTACAGCTTCGTGGCGACCGAAACCAAGCTGTCGCGCCTGGTGCGGCGAGTGCTGCTGGACACGCACAAGGTCAATGAAGAGTATCTCAAAGCTGTGGGTTACTGGCGCGCCGAAGGCAGCACAGAAGACTGA
- a CDS encoding PadR family transcriptional regulator, producing the protein MRDHSHQRDGFDPRASRGRGPRVFAPGDLKLLLPALIAEQPCHGYDLIRQIESLFDGAYTPSPGVIYPTLTFLEESDLIQGDADGGKKRYTITDAGRLFLSEQAVALDGVRMRIDVSKRALRGHDRPPEIHEAVHNLRHALHSHHGRWSPEEIVRVAALLNRTAQAIADGKDQ; encoded by the coding sequence ATGCGAGACCATTCCCACCAGCGTGACGGCTTTGACCCACGCGCCAGCCGCGGTCGCGGCCCCCGGGTGTTTGCACCCGGCGATTTGAAACTGCTGCTGCCAGCGTTGATCGCCGAGCAGCCCTGCCACGGCTACGACCTGATCCGCCAAATCGAAAGCCTGTTCGACGGCGCCTATACCCCAAGCCCCGGCGTGATTTACCCGACCCTGACCTTTCTGGAAGAAAGCGATCTGATCCAGGGCGACGCCGATGGCGGAAAAAAACGCTACACAATTACCGACGCCGGTCGTCTCTTCCTTAGCGAACAAGCCGTTGCGCTGGACGGTGTGCGCATGCGCATCGACGTCAGCAAACGCGCGTTACGCGGCCACGACCGCCCACCGGAAATTCACGAGGCGGTACACAACCTGCGTCACGCCTTGCATTCGCACCACGGGCGCTGGAGCCCGGAAGAAATCGTGCGTGTCGCGGCGCTGCTCAACCGCACCGCTCAAGCCATTGCCGACGGGAAAGACCAATGA